In the Kaistella sp. 97-N-M2 genome, one interval contains:
- a CDS encoding thiamine pyrophosphate-dependent enzyme: METTYIETQQISFQDFKNQILEDYKLGRISREMSYLGRREVLTGKAKFGIFGDGKELPQLAMAKVFKDGDFRSGYYRDQTFALAINAVTVESFFAQLYADTSVAREPASAGRQMNGHYATRSLNEDGSWKDLMKQKNISSDISPTAGQMPRLLGLAQASKIYKSVKFEGSEKFSSNGNEVAFGTIGDASTAEGHFWETLNAACALQVPMIVSIWDDGYGISVPTQNQRAKADISEMLSGFQRNEGENQGCEIIQVKAWDYPALLDAYARAEHFARTESVPVVVHVIEVTQPQGHSTSGSHERYKNTERLTWETEFDGLVQFKEWILNYSIEIEGSEQQLATNDELEKIETDAKKFVKEGQKKAWENYQNSISDLKNSVIPLVEALKSANPEIGTEIEKFKKIISVAKKDIFHLVRKSLLLTRGKNSAERQNLQTKFEEIYTVEKDNYSSHLYSHSDWKATNVKQIAPVYSENSEMVDGRLVIRNNFDKIFDKYPETLVFGEDAGNIGDVNQGLEGLQEKYGELRVADTGIREATILGQGIGMAMRGLRPIAEIQYLDYILYCLQGMSDDLATVQYRTKGGQKAPVIIRTRGHRLEGIWHSGSPMAGIINLSKGILILVPRNLTIAAGFYNTMLQSDEPALIVECLNGYRLKEKQPDNLGEFTVPVGKIEVTKEGKDVTLVTYGSTWRLVMEAALELEKIGISAEVIDVQSLIPFDLEHDILKSIQKTNRLVVIDEDVEGGTSAFILQQILEKQKAFRYLDSDPLTISAENHRPPYASDGDYFSKPSVDDMVEKVYALFNEVDPEKFPKIY; encoded by the coding sequence ATGGAAACTACCTATATCGAAACCCAGCAAATTTCTTTTCAGGACTTCAAAAACCAAATCTTAGAAGATTATAAACTGGGAAGAATATCCCGCGAAATGTCTTATTTAGGACGAAGAGAAGTTTTAACCGGCAAAGCAAAATTTGGGATCTTCGGTGACGGTAAAGAATTGCCACAGTTAGCGATGGCTAAAGTTTTCAAAGACGGCGATTTTCGCTCCGGTTATTACCGCGACCAAACATTTGCCTTAGCGATTAATGCGGTAACAGTCGAAAGTTTTTTCGCACAGTTATATGCAGATACAAGTGTAGCGCGCGAACCCGCTTCGGCAGGCCGACAAATGAACGGTCATTATGCCACACGAAGTTTAAACGAAGACGGAAGCTGGAAGGATTTAATGAAACAAAAGAACATCTCTTCCGATATTTCGCCCACTGCCGGACAAATGCCGCGCCTCCTCGGCTTGGCTCAGGCTTCCAAAATTTATAAATCTGTAAAGTTTGAAGGGTCAGAAAAATTTTCCAGCAACGGAAATGAAGTAGCCTTTGGAACCATCGGTGATGCGTCGACAGCGGAAGGACATTTCTGGGAAACCTTAAATGCGGCGTGTGCTTTACAGGTACCGATGATTGTTTCTATTTGGGACGATGGCTACGGAATTTCGGTTCCGACGCAAAATCAAAGAGCGAAAGCCGATATTTCCGAAATGCTTTCCGGATTTCAAAGAAATGAAGGCGAAAACCAAGGTTGCGAAATTATTCAGGTAAAAGCCTGGGATTATCCCGCACTTTTAGATGCGTATGCGCGCGCCGAACATTTTGCACGCACAGAAAGCGTTCCCGTCGTGGTACATGTGATTGAAGTGACGCAACCGCAAGGCCATTCAACTTCCGGCTCGCATGAAAGATATAAAAATACAGAACGTCTTACCTGGGAAACCGAGTTCGACGGTCTGGTTCAGTTTAAAGAGTGGATTCTTAATTATTCCATTGAAATCGAAGGCTCTGAACAACAGCTTGCAACGAACGACGAGCTCGAAAAAATAGAAACTGACGCCAAGAAATTTGTAAAAGAAGGCCAGAAAAAAGCCTGGGAAAATTATCAGAACTCCATTTCAGACCTCAAAAATTCGGTTATTCCTTTGGTGGAAGCTTTAAAAAGCGCGAATCCGGAAATTGGTACTGAAATTGAAAAGTTCAAAAAAATAATTTCTGTTGCAAAAAAAGACATCTTTCATTTGGTTAGAAAATCGCTCCTTTTAACAAGAGGAAAAAATTCAGCCGAAAGACAAAACCTTCAAACCAAATTCGAGGAGATTTACACGGTAGAAAAAGACAACTATTCGTCCCATCTCTATTCCCATTCCGACTGGAAAGCCACAAATGTAAAACAAATTGCACCCGTTTATTCGGAAAATTCTGAAATGGTGGACGGACGTTTGGTCATTCGAAATAATTTCGATAAAATTTTCGATAAATATCCGGAAACACTCGTATTTGGCGAAGACGCCGGTAATATTGGCGATGTTAACCAAGGTCTCGAAGGACTTCAGGAAAAATACGGCGAACTTCGTGTTGCCGACACCGGAATTCGCGAAGCTACCATTCTCGGTCAGGGGATCGGAATGGCAATGCGTGGTTTAAGACCGATTGCCGAAATCCAGTATCTCGATTATATTTTATATTGTCTGCAGGGAATGAGCGACGATTTAGCTACCGTTCAGTATCGAACCAAAGGTGGACAAAAAGCGCCTGTCATTATCAGAACGCGGGGTCACAGACTCGAAGGAATCTGGCATTCAGGTTCGCCAATGGCTGGAATTATCAACCTTTCGAAAGGAATTTTAATTTTGGTGCCTCGAAATCTTACCATTGCAGCCGGATTTTACAATACCATGCTGCAGAGCGACGAACCCGCTTTAATTGTTGAATGCTTAAATGGCTACCGTTTGAAAGAGAAACAGCCGGACAATTTAGGAGAGTTTACCGTTCCGGTGGGAAAAATCGAAGTAACGAAAGAAGGGAAAGATGTTACGTTGGTGACGTACGGTTCTACCTGGAGATTGGTGATGGAAGCGGCTTTGGAACTGGAAAAGATTGGCATTTCGGCGGAAGTGATCGACGTTCAGTCTTTAATTCCGTTTGATTTAGAGCACGATATTTTAAAAAGCATTCAGAAAACCAACCGTCTGGTCGTTATCGACGAAGATGTAGAAGGCGGAACTTCTGCGTTTATTTTGCAGCAGATTTTAGAAAAACAAAAAGCCTTTAGATATTTGGATTCTGATCCATTGACGATTTCCGCGGAAAATCACCGGCCGCCGTACGCGAGCGACGGAGATTATTTCAGCAAACCAAGTGTTGATGATATGGTGGAGAAAGTATATGCGTTGTTCAACGAAGTAGATCCGGAGAAATTCCCGAAAATTTATTAA
- the lpdA gene encoding dihydrolipoyl dehydrogenase, producing MNYDIIVIGSGPGGYVTAIRAAQLGFKTAIIEKESLGGICLNWGCIPTKALLKSAHVFKYLQQAEQYGLNKVENPGFDFSKVIQRSRGVATKMSGGIAFLMKKNKIDVIMGTAKIQKGKKVSVTDKDGKATEYSGEHIIIATGARSRELPNIPQDGKKIIGYRQAMVLPEQPKSMIVVGSGAIGIEFADFYNTMGTKVTVVEFMPNILPVEDEDTSKHVEKSLKKSGIEIMTNASVESVDTSGNGVKATVKTATGNITLEADILLSAVGIASNIEGQGFEEVGIQTDKGKVLVNEWYETSVPGYYAIGDILATQALAHVASAEGITCVEKIKGLHVEKIDYGNIPGCTYAHPEVASVGLTEKQAKEKGYELKVGKFPFSASGKATANGDTDGFIKVIFDAKYGEWLGCHMVGDGVTDMIAEAVVARKLETTGHEVLKSIHPHPTISEAVMEAVAAAYGEVIHI from the coding sequence ATGAACTACGATATTATTGTCATTGGGAGTGGTCCGGGTGGATATGTTACGGCGATCAGAGCCGCACAACTAGGTTTTAAAACTGCCATTATCGAAAAAGAAAGCCTGGGTGGAATTTGTTTGAATTGGGGCTGTATCCCAACCAAAGCATTGCTAAAATCCGCGCACGTTTTTAAATATTTGCAACAAGCCGAACAATACGGTTTAAATAAAGTAGAAAATCCCGGTTTCGATTTTTCTAAAGTCATCCAGCGCAGTAGAGGCGTGGCCACCAAAATGAGTGGGGGAATCGCCTTCCTCATGAAGAAAAACAAGATCGACGTTATTATGGGAACGGCCAAAATTCAAAAAGGCAAAAAAGTTTCTGTAACCGATAAAGACGGAAAAGCCACGGAATATTCCGGCGAGCATATCATTATCGCTACGGGCGCGCGTTCCCGTGAATTGCCAAACATTCCACAGGATGGAAAAAAAATAATAGGATACCGTCAGGCGATGGTTCTGCCAGAACAGCCCAAATCCATGATCGTTGTCGGCTCAGGTGCGATTGGTATTGAGTTCGCTGATTTCTATAACACCATGGGAACGAAAGTAACCGTTGTGGAATTCATGCCGAACATTCTGCCCGTGGAAGACGAAGACACATCGAAACACGTGGAGAAATCTCTGAAAAAATCCGGGATCGAAATCATGACCAACGCTTCTGTCGAATCGGTGGATACTTCCGGAAACGGCGTAAAAGCTACCGTGAAAACCGCGACCGGAAACATTACTTTAGAAGCAGATATTTTACTATCTGCTGTGGGAATCGCTTCCAATATTGAAGGTCAGGGCTTCGAAGAAGTGGGAATTCAAACGGATAAAGGAAAAGTTTTGGTCAACGAATGGTATGAAACTTCTGTTCCCGGCTATTACGCAATTGGCGATATTTTGGCCACTCAGGCTTTAGCGCACGTTGCATCTGCCGAAGGAATCACGTGTGTAGAGAAGATCAAAGGGCTTCATGTAGAAAAAATTGATTACGGCAATATTCCGGGTTGTACCTACGCGCATCCGGAAGTAGCCTCAGTTGGTTTAACCGAAAAACAGGCGAAAGAAAAAGGCTACGAACTGAAAGTTGGTAAATTCCCGTTCTCCGCTTCCGGAAAAGCCACTGCCAACGGCGATACCGATGGTTTCATCAAAGTAATATTTGATGCCAAGTACGGCGAATGGCTCGGTTGTCATATGGTTGGCGACGGCGTGACCGATATGATTGCGGAAGCGGTTGTAGCGCGTAAACTGGAAACTACCGGACATGAAGTTTTAAAATCTATTCATCCGCACCCGACGATTTCGGAAGCCGTGATGGAAGCTGTTGCCGCCGCTTACGGCGAGGTAATTCACATTTAA
- a CDS encoding VIT family protein — protein MEKEIQFEDHFINRSNWIRASVLGANDGILSVASIAIGVAAAGSSKEVLVLASLAGLVAGVFAMAAGEYVSVSSQADIEAADLKREAKELEEMPEHEMRELAKIYQRRGLTEELSLQVAQQLHDHNALEAHARDELGINEIMKAQPFQAAFASGASFIAGGILPLLVSIFLPLDNMLYFQYGFTIIFLVILGYLSARGGGSHILSSVVRVTVWGTLAMIAAAFTGYLFGVNIN, from the coding sequence ATGGAAAAAGAAATTCAGTTCGAAGATCATTTTATTAACCGAAGCAACTGGATTCGTGCCTCGGTTTTGGGTGCCAACGACGGTATTTTGTCCGTTGCAAGTATCGCGATCGGCGTTGCCGCGGCGGGAAGTTCAAAGGAAGTTTTGGTTTTAGCCTCGCTCGCAGGTCTGGTAGCCGGCGTTTTTGCGATGGCCGCCGGCGAATATGTGTCCGTCAGTTCACAGGCCGATATCGAAGCCGCGGACCTGAAGCGCGAGGCAAAGGAACTCGAAGAAATGCCCGAGCACGAAATGCGCGAACTCGCAAAAATTTACCAACGGCGCGGACTTACAGAGGAACTGTCGCTGCAGGTCGCGCAGCAGCTGCACGATCATAACGCCCTCGAAGCGCATGCCCGGGACGAGCTCGGCATCAACGAAATTATGAAAGCCCAACCGTTCCAGGCTGCTTTTGCAAGCGGCGCGTCTTTTATAGCGGGTGGAATTCTGCCGCTTTTGGTGAGCATTTTCTTGCCTCTGGACAACATGCTTTATTTTCAGTACGGTTTCACCATTATTTTTCTGGTGATTTTAGGATATCTGTCGGCCCGCGGCGGCGGCTCGCACATCCTAAGTTCGGTTGTCCGCGTGACGGTTTGGGGAACTTTAGCCATGATTGCCGCGGCATTTACGGGCTATTTGTTTGGAGTGAACATTAATTAA
- a CDS encoding patatin-like phospholipase family protein has protein sequence MKDLGLVLSGGGTKGVAHAGVLKFLDEKNIEPDILACCSAGSIVGALHGVGKSGEEILDFFKSVYFFNWRHFTFNKPGLVSSVIFSNYLNPIFKDMTLGELNVDLKIIATELVSGEQKIFQAESKIVDAIIASCSIPGITVPYIVGNEMFSDGGVLNNFPADVIHQECKKLIGVYVSPPQDVVIGDLHSIKAITTRAYELMSHRTEIHKFAYCDWIITSKKLANYGTFERKASRLEEIFEIGYQAAKESYENFSL, from the coding sequence ATGAAAGATTTAGGATTAGTGCTTTCCGGTGGCGGCACGAAAGGCGTAGCGCACGCCGGAGTTTTAAAATTTTTAGACGAAAAAAACATCGAACCCGATATTTTAGCGTGTTGCAGTGCCGGCTCTATTGTCGGCGCCTTGCATGGCGTGGGAAAATCTGGGGAAGAAATCCTGGATTTTTTTAAATCGGTTTACTTTTTTAACTGGCGGCATTTCACTTTCAATAAGCCGGGTTTGGTGTCTTCGGTTATTTTTTCCAATTATCTGAATCCCATATTTAAAGATATGACCTTGGGCGAGTTGAATGTTGATTTGAAAATTATCGCCACAGAGCTGGTTTCCGGCGAACAAAAGATTTTTCAGGCCGAAAGCAAAATCGTGGACGCCATTATTGCATCGTGTTCCATCCCGGGGATTACGGTGCCCTACATTGTAGGTAACGAAATGTTCAGCGATGGCGGTGTGCTCAATAATTTTCCGGCGGATGTAATTCATCAGGAATGTAAAAAACTCATCGGCGTGTATGTGTCGCCACCGCAGGATGTGGTAATTGGCGATCTGCACAGCATTAAAGCAATTACCACCCGCGCATACGAACTTATGTCGCACCGCACAGAAATCCACAAGTTTGCGTACTGCGACTGGATTATCACCTCTAAAAAACTGGCGAATTACGGCACTTTCGAAAGAAAGGCCAGCCGCCTGGAAGAGATTTTCGAAATTGGATATCAGGCGGCAAAAGAATCGTATGAAAATTTTTCGCTTTAA
- a CDS encoding diacylglycerol kinase family protein produces MRKPSFYKSFLNSLHGVVWMLKSERNFQLEIFGLLLNAFLIVFLKLNATDTALILIVSFAVLSLEILNTAVEKICDVVQPDFDGRIKIIKDISAGAVLLMSFAAVCVGILVYWKYLF; encoded by the coding sequence ATGAGGAAACCTTCGTTTTACAAAAGTTTTTTAAATTCCCTTCACGGTGTTGTGTGGATGTTGAAATCTGAACGTAATTTTCAGCTCGAAATTTTCGGGCTTCTTCTTAATGCTTTCCTGATTGTTTTTTTGAAGTTAAATGCTACCGATACCGCTTTAATTTTAATCGTAAGTTTCGCCGTCTTAAGTCTGGAAATCTTAAATACTGCCGTCGAAAAAATCTGCGATGTAGTACAACCCGACTTTGACGGGCGCATAAAAATCATTAAAGATATTTCCGCCGGAGCGGTTCTCCTGATGTCTTTTGCGGCAGTTTGCGTGGGAATTTTGGTGTACTGGAAATATTTATTTTAA
- a CDS encoding M20/M25/M40 family metallo-hydrolase has protein sequence MKYPLLKILPLFLGGILFSQNQKDSVQFKNISDEILVNGTAYENLSDLTQNIGHRLSGSAAYEKATDWAVLKLKEAGADKVWKEDVMVPVWERGKESLQIKEPNGKWKSLRMLSLGNSEGTKGKDVEAEIVFVKNKEDFDQLPDAAVKGKIIFFNYAFNQKFISTGQAYGDAGKYRRSAASWAGKRGAKAVIIRSLSSALDDVPHTGMMRYDADDTAKIPAVAIGPKSADELQKTLKSKKVFAKLNSNCTMKGEKLSHTVIGEITGKKDQNVIVVSGHLDSWDVGEGAQDDGAGIVQSIEVLRTFKSLGLKNNHTLRVVCFANEENGVKGGNTYAENIKKNNEKHLFAIESDGGGFTPRGIALVMSPEKRTQIQSWKNLFLPYGVHNLEMQYAGTDIEPMKEFGVPLAELVPDSQRYFDIHHSDEDTFDKVNRRELLLGSVVMSQLIYMIDKNW, from the coding sequence ATGAAATATCCTTTACTAAAAATACTTCCGCTCTTTCTGGGCGGAATTTTATTTTCTCAAAATCAAAAAGATTCAGTCCAATTTAAAAATATCTCCGACGAAATTTTGGTCAACGGTACCGCTTATGAAAATCTGAGCGATCTTACCCAGAATATAGGCCATCGCTTAAGTGGTTCTGCCGCTTACGAAAAAGCTACCGATTGGGCAGTTTTGAAATTAAAGGAAGCCGGCGCGGATAAGGTTTGGAAAGAAGATGTAATGGTGCCGGTGTGGGAACGCGGTAAGGAATCTCTTCAAATAAAAGAACCAAACGGCAAGTGGAAATCTTTGCGCATGCTTTCTTTGGGGAATTCCGAGGGCACAAAAGGTAAAGATGTAGAAGCGGAAATCGTCTTCGTGAAAAATAAAGAAGATTTTGATCAACTGCCCGATGCAGCCGTAAAAGGAAAAATTATTTTCTTCAATTACGCTTTTAATCAAAAGTTTATCAGCACGGGACAGGCCTACGGCGATGCGGGGAAATACCGCCGAAGTGCTGCTTCCTGGGCCGGAAAAAGAGGCGCAAAAGCCGTAATCATCCGCTCGCTTTCTTCCGCTTTGGATGACGTTCCGCACACGGGAATGATGCGTTATGACGCCGACGATACGGCAAAAATTCCGGCAGTCGCCATTGGACCGAAAAGCGCTGACGAACTGCAAAAAACTTTAAAATCCAAAAAAGTTTTTGCGAAACTGAATTCGAACTGCACCATGAAAGGCGAAAAACTTTCGCACACCGTGATCGGGGAAATTACAGGCAAAAAAGACCAAAACGTTATCGTGGTCAGCGGCCATCTGGATTCCTGGGACGTGGGCGAAGGCGCGCAGGACGACGGCGCCGGGATTGTACAAAGCATCGAGGTGCTGCGAACTTTTAAAAGCTTGGGGCTGAAAAATAACCACACGCTTCGAGTGGTATGTTTTGCCAACGAAGAAAATGGTGTAAAAGGCGGAAATACGTACGCAGAGAATATCAAAAAAAATAACGAAAAACACCTGTTCGCCATCGAAAGCGACGGTGGCGGTTTTACGCCGCGCGGAATTGCTTTGGTGATGAGCCCCGAAAAAAGAACCCAGATTCAGTCCTGGAAAAATCTTTTTCTCCCCTACGGAGTGCATAATTTGGAAATGCAGTATGCCGGAACGGATATCGAACCGATGAAGGAATTCGGCGTTCCTTTGGCGGAATTGGTGCCCGACTCCCAGCGGTATTTCGACATTCATCACTCCGACGAAGATACTTTCGACAAAGTAAACCGCCGCGAACTGCTGTTAGGTTCGGTGGTGATGAGCCAGTTGATTTATATGATCGATAAAAACTGGTAA
- a CDS encoding DUF1015 domain-containing protein yields MPIFKPFRGIRPSGDFVDVFPTHPLDNFSQEEINKKAQLESSYIQMIKPYVVSKSKDIDRNLRKIRTNFEELLDDKILVQDASSYYLYEQFLPNKSVFRGLLGLVSVDDFRNGKIKKHESTITQRKEKLAYYLEKVSIQAEPVLLTYTANPKVELLMNHEEKNVPILNYLDDKGTRHKVWQIDNRLKMKEFKDVLEQIDSFYIADGHHRIGSTALNAKNLQEKNKKHNGTEYYNYVFSFIVSNQSIKIHDYNRLLQDLNGLSEEEFLARIEENFLVHDKGDDPYYPSQKFHISMYLGGKFYSLHVKHELRAKQSTMNDLDHFLLEEFVIKDILGIENPKTTDKITYLKGDSSVEGIKCIKEKVDSGAYKVGFGIYPVSFNDLLKVSDQNIKMPPKCTYIEPKLVTALVMYDMKQ; encoded by the coding sequence ATGCCTATTTTCAAACCTTTTCGGGGAATTCGGCCTAGTGGAGATTTTGTCGACGTTTTCCCAACGCATCCCTTAGATAATTTTTCTCAGGAAGAAATCAACAAAAAAGCCCAGCTGGAATCATCGTACATTCAGATGATAAAGCCGTACGTGGTCAGCAAATCCAAGGATATTGACCGTAACCTGCGAAAAATAAGAACCAATTTTGAAGAGTTGCTGGACGATAAAATTCTCGTTCAGGATGCATCATCTTATTATCTTTACGAACAGTTTCTTCCTAACAAGTCGGTATTTCGGGGTCTTTTGGGCCTGGTAAGTGTTGATGATTTCCGCAACGGAAAAATAAAAAAACACGAATCCACCATCACGCAAAGAAAAGAGAAACTGGCGTATTATTTAGAAAAGGTGAGCATTCAGGCAGAACCGGTGCTTCTTACGTACACCGCAAATCCCAAGGTGGAATTGCTGATGAACCACGAAGAAAAAAACGTTCCTATTCTTAATTATCTGGATGATAAAGGCACGCGACACAAGGTTTGGCAAATCGACAACCGCCTGAAAATGAAAGAATTTAAAGATGTTTTGGAGCAGATCGATTCTTTTTACATTGCCGATGGTCATCATCGAATTGGCTCCACGGCTTTGAATGCAAAAAATCTTCAGGAGAAAAACAAAAAACATAACGGTACCGAATATTACAATTACGTTTTCAGCTTTATCGTCTCCAACCAATCCATCAAAATACACGATTACAACAGACTTCTGCAGGATCTGAACGGTCTTTCTGAGGAAGAATTTCTGGCGCGCATCGAAGAAAACTTCCTTGTACACGATAAAGGCGACGATCCGTATTATCCGTCTCAGAAGTTTCATATCTCCATGTATCTCGGCGGTAAATTTTATTCGCTACATGTAAAGCATGAATTACGAGCGAAACAAAGTACTATGAATGATCTCGATCATTTTTTGCTGGAAGAATTCGTGATCAAAGATATTCTGGGGATCGAAAATCCGAAGACCACCGACAAAATAACCTACCTTAAAGGCGATTCTTCTGTGGAAGGAATTAAATGCATTAAAGAAAAAGTAGATTCCGGCGCGTACAAAGTAGGTTTCGGCATTTATCCGGTCAGCTTTAATGATCTTTTAAAAGTATCAGATCAAAATATAAAAATGCCGCCAAAATGCACCTACATCGAACCAAAATTAGTGACCGCGTTGGTGATGTACGACATGAAACAGTAG
- a CDS encoding D-2-hydroxyacid dehydrogenase, translated as MKVLANDGISDSGKNALLEAGIEFIEAKVSQEHLINFINENQVDVLLVRSATKVREDLIDACASLKIIGRGGVGMDNIDVEYAIEKGLYVINTPNASSRSVAEMVFAHFLSLARFLHESNRLMPLEGDTHFSAMKKSFSKAVELEGKTLGVIGFGGIGKEVVKIGISLGMKVKVLTRKPRTEKIALRFFDGQEVYFEISTTNDWDQFLDGVDFLSINTPKTKDYVLDTPQFEKMKDGIFIVNTARGGVLNEVNLLQFIESGKIAGAALDVFENEPSPELPLLMNPNLSLSPHLGGNTLDAQEKIGTELAVQIIDIKKKL; from the coding sequence ATGAAAGTTTTAGCGAACGACGGAATTTCAGACTCGGGAAAAAACGCTTTACTAGAAGCTGGTATAGAATTTATAGAAGCCAAAGTTTCACAGGAACATTTAATTAATTTTATCAACGAAAATCAGGTCGACGTTCTTTTGGTGCGAAGTGCCACCAAAGTACGCGAAGATTTAATCGATGCTTGCGCCAGCCTGAAAATCATAGGGCGAGGCGGCGTTGGGATGGACAATATCGATGTGGAATATGCCATTGAAAAAGGCCTCTACGTCATCAACACGCCAAATGCTTCCTCACGCTCTGTCGCCGAAATGGTTTTTGCCCATTTTCTGTCCTTGGCAAGATTCCTCCACGAATCTAACCGATTGATGCCACTGGAAGGTGATACGCATTTTTCAGCCATGAAAAAATCCTTTTCAAAAGCCGTTGAGCTCGAAGGAAAAACTTTGGGCGTGATCGGTTTTGGCGGCATCGGAAAAGAAGTGGTGAAAATTGGAATCTCTTTAGGCATGAAAGTTAAAGTTTTAACAAGAAAACCCCGCACCGAAAAAATAGCCCTGCGCTTTTTTGACGGTCAGGAGGTTTATTTTGAAATCTCCACTACTAATGACTGGGATCAATTTTTGGACGGCGTCGATTTCCTCAGCATTAATACCCCTAAAACGAAAGATTATGTACTCGATACACCGCAGTTCGAAAAAATGAAAGACGGAATTTTTATCGTAAACACCGCAAGGGGCGGCGTTTTAAATGAGGTAAACCTTCTTCAGTTCATCGAGTCCGGTAAAATTGCGGGCGCCGCTTTGGATGTTTTCGAAAATGAACCGTCACCGGAACTGCCATTGCTGATGAACCCAAATCTCTCGCTATCGCCCCATTTAGGCGGCAATACCCTCGATGCACAGGAGAAAATCGGAACGGAACTTGCAGTGCAGATTATTGACATTAAAAAGAAACTATAG
- the serC gene encoding 3-phosphoserine/phosphohydroxythreonine transaminase → MSKKHNFSAGPCILPQEVFQKSAEAILDFNGIGLSLLEISHRSKDFVAVMDEARAIVKRLMNLNDDYEVLYLGGGASLQFAMVPFNLMKSENGKAAYLDTGTWAAGAIKEAKKLGTVDVVGSSKENNYSFIPKDYTVGSGYDYFHCTSNNTIYGTQMKSFPEVDTLLVCDMSSDIFSRQIDFSKFDLMYAGAQKNMGPAGVTLVVVKKEILGKTGRDIPSYLDYSLQIAKESMLNTPPVFPVYATLLTLQHLENNGGIAAAEARNEAQAKLLYGEIDRNPLFETFCEKEDRSVMNVSFKLLDESKKEAFDTAWKEAGINGLNGHRSLGGYRASMYNAMPIESVQVLVDVMKNMN, encoded by the coding sequence ATGAGCAAAAAACACAATTTCAGCGCAGGACCGTGTATTTTACCGCAGGAAGTTTTTCAAAAATCCGCCGAAGCCATTTTAGACTTTAACGGAATTGGACTTTCACTCCTCGAAATTTCGCACCGAAGCAAAGACTTTGTCGCGGTGATGGACGAAGCCAGAGCGATCGTAAAACGCCTGATGAATTTAAATGACGATTATGAAGTCCTTTATTTAGGTGGTGGCGCCAGCCTGCAGTTCGCAATGGTGCCTTTTAATCTGATGAAATCTGAGAACGGAAAAGCCGCATACCTGGATACCGGCACCTGGGCAGCAGGGGCGATTAAAGAAGCCAAAAAATTAGGAACCGTGGATGTGGTGGGCTCTTCAAAAGAAAATAACTATTCATTTATCCCGAAAGATTATACCGTAGGAAGTGGTTATGATTACTTTCACTGTACTTCCAACAACACCATTTACGGCACGCAGATGAAATCTTTTCCGGAAGTTGATACCTTATTGGTTTGCGATATGAGTTCCGATATTTTTTCCCGACAGATCGATTTTTCAAAATTCGATCTTATGTATGCGGGAGCGCAGAAAAATATGGGTCCGGCCGGCGTAACGCTGGTGGTTGTAAAAAAAGAAATCCTCGGCAAAACAGGTCGCGATATTCCTTCTTACCTGGATTATTCCTTACAGATCGCAAAGGAATCCATGCTCAATACACCGCCGGTTTTCCCGGTGTACGCCACCCTTTTAACCCTGCAACATTTAGAAAATAATGGCGGCATTGCGGCGGCCGAAGCCAGAAACGAAGCCCAGGCAAAATTACTGTACGGCGAAATCGATCGAAATCCTTTGTTCGAAACCTTTTGTGAAAAAGAAGACCGTTCGGTAATGAATGTGTCTTTCAAACTATTAGACGAGTCTAAAAAAGAAGCTTTCGACACTGCCTGGAAAGAAGCCGGAATCAATGGTTTGAACGGGCACCGCAGTTTAGGCGGTTACCGCGCCAGTATGTACAACGCAATGCCCATTGAGAGCGTACAGGTTTTGGTAGACGTAATGAAAAATATGAACTAA
- a CDS encoding 4Fe-4S dicluster domain-containing protein, translating to MAIRITDECINCGACEPECPNNAIYEGAVDWKASDGTALKGKVVMKSGLTVDADAPQEPVSDDVYFIVTDKCTECMGFHEEPQCAAVCPVDCCIPDEDHVESEESLLEKKAFLHGE from the coding sequence ATGGCTATCAGAATAACAGACGAATGTATAAATTGTGGTGCCTGTGAACCGGAATGTCCGAATAACGCGATTTATGAAGGCGCGGTCGATTGGAAAGCCTCCGATGGTACTGCGCTGAAAGGAAAAGTCGTAATGAAATCGGGATTAACGGTTGATGCAGATGCTCCACAGGAACCGGTTAGCGACGATGTATATTTTATTGTAACCGATAAATGTACGGAATGTATGGGTTTTCATGAAGAACCACAGTGTGCTGCAGTTTGCCCGGTGGATTGCTGTATACCGGATGAAGATCATGTAGAATCTGAGGAAAGTTTACTGGAGAAAAAAGCCTTTTTACACGGTGAATAA